A stretch of Flexivirga aerilata DNA encodes these proteins:
- a CDS encoding glycosyltransferase family 2 protein: protein MPEDLTDRIADRADARVTVVIPAMNEAANLRVVLPTLPPVDEVILVDAGSIDGTVEAAREVMPDIRVLTQTRRGKGNALACGFAAATGDIIVMFDADGSADPAEIPHFVQALRDGADFAKGSRFIEGGGSEDITRFRRAGNAGLHLLVSAAFGSRFTDLCYGYNAFWTSLVPKLSLPDPDIPAPPKGQMLWGDGFEIETLITCRMLQAGVRIAEVPSVERLRLHGASNLNAVSDGVRVLRTIVAERLRQPAVKAFPTDVDAARHTSRESAPARGVIPVDPEAELSA from the coding sequence ATGCCTGAGGACTTGACCGACCGGATTGCCGACCGCGCCGATGCGCGGGTCACCGTGGTGATCCCGGCCATGAACGAAGCCGCCAATCTGCGGGTGGTGCTGCCGACCCTGCCCCCGGTCGACGAGGTGATCCTGGTGGACGCCGGGTCGATCGACGGGACCGTCGAGGCCGCCCGTGAGGTGATGCCGGACATCCGGGTGCTCACCCAGACCCGGCGCGGCAAGGGCAACGCACTGGCGTGCGGCTTTGCCGCCGCGACCGGCGACATCATCGTGATGTTCGACGCCGACGGCTCTGCCGACCCGGCCGAGATTCCGCACTTCGTCCAGGCGTTGCGCGACGGCGCCGACTTCGCCAAGGGAAGTCGCTTCATCGAGGGTGGCGGGAGTGAGGACATCACGCGCTTCCGCCGGGCCGGCAACGCCGGGCTGCACCTGCTGGTCAGCGCCGCGTTCGGCAGTCGCTTCACCGACCTGTGCTACGGCTACAACGCCTTCTGGACCTCGCTCGTGCCCAAGCTCAGCCTGCCGGATCCGGACATTCCGGCGCCGCCCAAGGGCCAGATGCTCTGGGGTGACGGGTTCGAGATCGAGACGTTGATCACCTGCCGCATGCTGCAGGCGGGCGTCCGCATCGCCGAGGTGCCGAGCGTGGAGCGGCTGCGGCTGCACGGCGCGAGCAACCTCAACGCCGTCTCCGACGGCGTGCGGGTGTTGCGCACGATCGTGGCCGAGCGGCTGCGCCAGCCCGCGGTCAAGGCGTTCCCGACCGACGTCGACGCGGCGCGGCACACCTCCCGTGAGTCCGCGCCGGCCCGTGGCGTGATCCCCGTGGATCCCGAGGCCGAGCTGAGCGCATGA
- a CDS encoding glycosyltransferase family 2 protein, protein MSTTDGSALATSVSVVICAYTEKRWEDLRSAVNSALGQTHPPTEVLLVIDHNPELLERAHHEFTSVPDDYIRVLPNQHRQGLSGARNTGVAAATGDILAFLDDDATAQPDWLESLLTHYADPDVMGVGGLAEPLWPDGHSRPYTLPAATGGLGELDWVVGCSYAGLPVAAAPLRNLMGCNMSIRAVAFGQVGGFSEDLGRVGRTPLGGEETELCIRVRRRVPGGQFIYEPAARVRHRVSDDRLTWRYLLRRGYAEGLSKAAISRIAGPDDALSTERGYVAKVLPRAVIRQLGQVGPSGFAGAVAVVAVLAATTIGYLRGLVSSVRPLRAAPAVAPTPERTHIPA, encoded by the coding sequence ATGAGCACGACGGACGGCTCAGCGCTCGCGACGTCCGTCTCGGTGGTCATCTGCGCCTACACCGAAAAGCGTTGGGAAGACTTGCGATCGGCGGTCAACTCAGCGCTCGGTCAGACGCACCCTCCCACCGAGGTGCTGCTGGTGATCGACCACAATCCCGAGCTGCTGGAGCGCGCTCACCACGAGTTCACCTCGGTGCCCGACGACTACATCCGGGTGCTGCCCAACCAGCACCGCCAGGGCCTGTCGGGCGCCCGCAACACCGGTGTCGCGGCAGCCACCGGCGACATCCTGGCCTTCCTCGACGACGACGCGACCGCGCAGCCGGACTGGCTGGAGTCGTTGCTCACCCACTACGCCGATCCGGACGTGATGGGCGTCGGCGGTCTCGCCGAGCCGCTCTGGCCGGACGGGCACTCCCGCCCGTACACCCTGCCCGCCGCCACCGGTGGGCTCGGCGAACTCGACTGGGTCGTCGGCTGCTCCTATGCCGGCCTGCCGGTCGCGGCGGCGCCGCTGCGCAACCTGATGGGCTGCAACATGTCGATCCGGGCGGTCGCCTTCGGGCAGGTCGGCGGCTTCAGCGAGGACCTCGGCCGCGTCGGACGCACCCCGCTCGGCGGTGAGGAGACCGAACTCTGCATCCGGGTCCGGCGGCGCGTGCCCGGCGGGCAGTTCATCTACGAGCCGGCGGCGCGGGTGCGCCACCGGGTCAGCGACGACCGCCTGACCTGGCGCTACCTCCTGCGGCGTGGGTATGCCGAGGGTCTCTCCAAGGCCGCGATCTCGCGGATCGCCGGGCCGGACGACGCGCTGTCCACTGAGCGCGGCTACGTGGCGAAGGTGTTGCCGCGAGCCGTCATACGCCAACTCGGGCAGGTGGGACCGAGCGGTTTCGCGGGCGCCGTCGCGGTCGTCGCCGTGCTCGCGGCGACGACGATCGGTTATCTGCGCGGGCTGGTGAGCTCCGTGCGACCGCTGCGCGCCGCCCCGGCCGTCGCACCGACCCCCGAACGCACCCACATTCCCGCCTGA
- a CDS encoding glycoside hydrolase family 16 protein: MRPYPNRRTALTLAGLGTAGALLSPGAAVAGIRPWTAARSPWVPLWTEDFTHNVARGTFRPNPAGRLVSAETAPYAERLIAYPDGWRATNGVGIYAPSRSVSVDSGALTIRCFTDATTGEPVSGAVGTTGSSTYGRWAWRMRGLTTSPGWNCVCLLWPVDDASWPRSGEIDWPESDLSEQVKGFYHPAGGRAPTEYVIDGTGSWADWNDYVLEWTPTSVRYGFNGRIVFSTSTNIPNQPMRWVVQTGEPPYKPAKRAPGATAMVQISNLSTWAYRG; encoded by the coding sequence ATGAGGCCTTACCCCAACCGACGCACAGCGCTCACCCTTGCCGGTCTCGGCACCGCCGGAGCACTCCTGTCCCCCGGCGCCGCCGTTGCCGGCATCCGCCCGTGGACGGCAGCCCGATCCCCGTGGGTGCCGCTGTGGACCGAGGACTTCACGCACAACGTCGCGCGTGGCACGTTCCGCCCCAACCCCGCCGGCCGACTGGTGTCGGCCGAGACGGCGCCCTACGCCGAACGGCTGATCGCCTACCCGGACGGCTGGCGGGCCACCAATGGCGTCGGCATCTACGCACCGTCCCGCTCCGTCAGCGTCGACTCCGGCGCCCTGACCATCCGCTGCTTCACCGACGCGACCACCGGCGAGCCCGTCTCGGGCGCGGTCGGCACGACCGGCTCCAGCACCTACGGCCGGTGGGCCTGGCGGATGCGTGGCCTGACCACCAGCCCCGGCTGGAACTGCGTCTGCCTGCTCTGGCCGGTCGACGACGCGTCGTGGCCGCGATCGGGCGAGATCGACTGGCCCGAGAGCGATCTGAGCGAACAGGTCAAGGGGTTCTACCACCCCGCCGGCGGGCGGGCGCCCACGGAATACGTCATCGACGGCACCGGCTCGTGGGCGGACTGGAACGACTACGTGCTCGAGTGGACACCCACGTCGGTGCGATACGGCTTCAACGGCCGCATCGTGTTCAGCACCTCCACCAACATCCCGAACCAGCCGATGCGGTGGGTCGTGCAGACCGGCGAACCGCCCTACAAGCCGGCCAAGCGAGCGCCCGGAGCGACAGCGATGGTCCAGATCTCGAACCTGAGCACCTGGGCCTACCGCGGCTGA
- a CDS encoding glycosyltransferase gives MFPSTAAVTWPGASWVGALDVSTEDADTSRPHGTIRLTGADGYARARLLVVDDGRPRGFVAADIGPEGTLDVASLDEQVRALPPAAARHTAAPPPRPPFSVVLCTRERAAALDVALRSLLRLDYPDFEIVVVDNAPVTTATADTVEAIGDARIRRIVEPRPGVSAARNLGIAQARHDWIAFVDDDVVVDRHWLSALADATADTDDGRPVGAISGLVPAAELRSRTQAWFDDRVTWSKTFEPRVFDRDRPPHGVPLFPFQVGAYGTGANFAAHRSAMLDIGGFDRALGAGTRCLGGEDIDVFYRLVARGHVLRYEPGAIIWHRHRDTAPELRAQMTGYGRGLTGWLTKLALSPGDLRRGLASLHRNPDRPKLRSGRPLGTREPDARRPRALAVDATAGGAQATTRVATQDLTQNTTYDTAQDTAHDTIRDTAGMERIERRSMAGGPAAYLGERIRLVRSGPRRADAG, from the coding sequence ATGTTCCCGTCCACTGCCGCCGTCACCTGGCCGGGTGCCTCGTGGGTGGGGGCGCTCGACGTCTCCACTGAGGACGCCGACACGTCCCGTCCGCACGGGACGATCCGGCTCACCGGCGCCGACGGTTACGCCCGCGCCCGGCTCCTCGTCGTCGACGACGGCAGACCTCGCGGATTCGTCGCGGCCGACATCGGCCCCGAGGGCACGCTCGACGTCGCCTCGCTGGACGAGCAGGTGCGGGCCCTCCCTCCGGCGGCCGCCCGTCATACCGCTGCGCCGCCGCCGCGACCGCCGTTCAGCGTCGTGCTGTGCACCCGGGAGCGGGCCGCGGCCCTCGACGTCGCGCTGCGGTCGCTGCTGCGACTGGACTACCCCGATTTCGAGATCGTGGTGGTCGACAACGCCCCGGTGACGACCGCGACCGCCGACACCGTCGAGGCCATCGGTGACGCCCGCATCCGGCGCATCGTGGAGCCACGGCCAGGCGTCTCCGCGGCCCGCAACCTCGGGATCGCGCAGGCACGGCACGACTGGATCGCCTTCGTCGACGACGACGTGGTGGTCGACCGGCACTGGCTGTCGGCCCTCGCCGACGCGACGGCGGACACCGACGACGGACGGCCGGTCGGTGCGATCAGCGGCCTGGTCCCGGCCGCCGAGTTGCGCAGCCGCACCCAGGCGTGGTTCGACGACCGGGTGACCTGGAGCAAGACCTTCGAGCCGCGCGTGTTCGATCGGGACCGGCCACCGCACGGCGTGCCGCTCTTCCCGTTCCAGGTCGGGGCCTACGGCACCGGCGCCAACTTCGCCGCCCACCGGTCGGCGATGCTGGACATCGGCGGCTTCGACCGGGCGCTGGGTGCCGGCACCCGCTGCCTCGGCGGCGAGGACATCGACGTGTTCTACCGGCTCGTCGCCCGGGGCCACGTGCTGCGTTACGAGCCAGGGGCGATCATCTGGCACCGGCATCGCGACACCGCACCCGAACTCCGGGCCCAGATGACCGGTTACGGCCGCGGCCTGACCGGCTGGCTCACCAAGCTCGCCCTGTCGCCGGGTGATCTGCGCCGCGGCCTGGCGAGCCTGCACCGCAACCCGGACCGCCCGAAACTGCGCTCGGGCAGGCCGCTCGGCACCCGCGAACCGGACGCGCGGCGCCCCAGGGCGCTGGCCGTCGACGCGACCGCGGGCGGTGCGCAGGCGACCACGCGGGTCGCGACGCAAGACCTAACGCAAAACACGACTTACGACACGGCTCAGGACACGGCGCACGACACGATTCGGGACACGGCGGGGATGGAGCGCATCGAACGACGATCGATGGCCGGCGGACCTGCGGCATACCTCGGGGAGCGGATCCGACTGGTCCGGTCCGGCCCACGCCGGGCCGATGCGGGGTAA
- a CDS encoding lipopolysaccharide biosynthesis protein codes for MTTELPEQGTGPSLFGRGMIYVLVWSMQLLAATVVSPIVAHALSMEEFGRVAAALALYQLLVLISVFGIDQALEIRRVEDAGDDRPARGLLTTGVVFAFALAGILALTARWWAPVLGFDRDLTLVLVALAWVAPGSSVLLVLGILQAEDRLRRFATVSFVSTVGSQLCGLLLIFLVRRDATTYVAGGVIGQSLALLGGLLWVGPRLQGAFDPHVTRQALRLGLPLVLTSLAEYILTTADRLVVQRWFGSAQVAQYQVGFVVGNAVTLMLIFTNRAWLPRLKAITDPEVRWQLIASSRDGVYWLLGWALLGVTVAAPGLLRVWVPDTYDRPALTRIIFVVGLCAIPVAAMGASQRMLVTMRWSRPLAASAVVAVVAKLIALAVLLATVGLLGAAISTLVALAVQAIYLRRAVVRRHPAIPSQPSCLVFLGVSAVLAAASLTLPVTTTWDVVRVAFAMLCLVPFAAALRRLQRAEPPVSVTAARTATDRPV; via the coding sequence ATGACGACCGAACTGCCGGAGCAGGGGACCGGTCCCAGCCTGTTCGGCCGCGGCATGATCTATGTGCTGGTCTGGTCGATGCAGTTGCTTGCTGCCACGGTGGTGTCGCCGATCGTGGCGCACGCGCTGTCGATGGAGGAGTTCGGGCGGGTCGCGGCCGCTCTCGCGCTCTACCAGCTGCTCGTGCTGATCTCGGTGTTCGGGATCGACCAGGCGCTGGAGATTCGTCGCGTCGAGGACGCCGGCGACGACCGGCCGGCGCGGGGTCTGCTCACCACCGGTGTGGTTTTCGCGTTCGCGCTCGCCGGCATACTCGCGCTCACGGCCCGCTGGTGGGCGCCGGTCCTCGGGTTCGATCGCGACCTGACGCTGGTGCTGGTCGCGCTGGCCTGGGTCGCGCCCGGGTCATCGGTGCTGCTCGTGCTCGGCATCCTGCAGGCCGAGGACCGGCTGCGCCGGTTTGCCACGGTGAGCTTCGTCTCCACGGTCGGCAGCCAGCTGTGCGGACTGTTGCTGATCTTCCTGGTGCGTCGTGACGCGACGACGTATGTCGCGGGCGGCGTGATCGGCCAGTCCCTCGCCCTGCTCGGCGGTCTGCTGTGGGTGGGTCCCCGGCTGCAGGGTGCCTTCGACCCCCACGTGACGCGGCAGGCGCTGCGGCTCGGGCTGCCCCTGGTGTTGACCAGTCTCGCCGAATACATCCTCACCACGGCGGACCGGCTGGTCGTGCAGCGCTGGTTCGGGTCGGCGCAGGTGGCGCAATATCAAGTGGGTTTCGTGGTCGGCAACGCGGTGACCCTGATGCTGATCTTCACCAACCGGGCGTGGCTGCCGAGGCTCAAGGCGATCACCGACCCGGAGGTGCGGTGGCAACTCATCGCGTCCTCGCGCGACGGCGTCTACTGGCTGCTCGGCTGGGCGCTGCTCGGTGTCACGGTCGCGGCGCCGGGGCTGCTGCGGGTGTGGGTGCCGGACACCTACGACCGCCCCGCGCTCACCCGCATCATCTTCGTCGTGGGCCTCTGCGCGATCCCGGTCGCGGCGATGGGCGCGTCCCAGCGGATGCTGGTGACGATGCGCTGGTCCCGCCCGCTGGCGGCGTCGGCCGTCGTCGCCGTGGTGGCGAAGCTGATCGCGCTCGCGGTGCTGCTCGCGACCGTCGGGTTGCTGGGTGCGGCGATCAGCACCCTCGTCGCGCTGGCCGTGCAGGCGATCTATCTGCGACGTGCCGTGGTCCGCAGACACCCGGCGATCCCGTCACAGCCGAGTTGCCTTGTGTTCCTGGGTGTCTCGGCCGTGCTGGCCGCGGCTTCCCTGACGCTGCCGGTGACCACGACCTGGGACGTCGTCCGGGTCGCCTTCGCGATGCTCTGCCTCGTGCCGTTCGCGGCCGCCCTCCGCCGCCTGCAGCGTGCCGAGCCGCCGGTCAGTGTGACGGCGGCCCGGACGGCCACCGATCGCCCGGTGTGA
- a CDS encoding glycosyltransferase family 2 protein: protein MGVRVSVCIPTYQGGRFLDETLRSVLAQDADDLEVVVRDNASTDETAQVLAAHDDPRLRVITAAETVDLPTNWRLAVEATTGDYVKLVCADDLIAHGAIRRQAAVLSARPEVSVVAARRALIDSQSRILLRHMGLRGLLGVHPGGRVARTIVRRGGINPIGEPCGVMFRRADYDAVGGWDGSRVHPMDVDLWLRLLRRGDLFGQPDELAAFRTSESAYSTAHSKDQYAEYVGFSRRVATGWQVPLRERAAGAVIRRATWEAWPLRQRSITPGDRWPSGPPSH, encoded by the coding sequence ATGGGGGTGAGGGTGTCGGTCTGCATACCGACCTATCAGGGCGGCCGTTTTCTGGACGAAACGCTGCGGTCGGTGCTCGCGCAGGACGCCGACGATCTCGAGGTCGTGGTGCGCGACAACGCCAGCACCGACGAGACCGCGCAGGTGCTCGCGGCCCATGACGACCCGCGCCTTCGCGTGATCACTGCGGCGGAGACCGTGGACCTGCCGACCAACTGGCGGCTGGCCGTGGAGGCGACGACGGGCGACTACGTGAAGCTGGTCTGCGCCGACGACCTCATCGCGCACGGGGCGATCCGGCGGCAGGCGGCCGTGCTTTCCGCCCGGCCCGAGGTGTCGGTGGTGGCCGCGCGCCGGGCACTCATCGACAGTCAGAGCCGCATCCTGTTGCGGCACATGGGACTACGCGGCCTCCTCGGCGTGCATCCCGGCGGGCGGGTGGCGCGCACGATCGTGCGACGTGGTGGCATCAATCCGATCGGCGAGCCGTGCGGGGTGATGTTCCGCCGCGCCGACTACGACGCGGTCGGCGGCTGGGACGGCAGCCGCGTGCACCCGATGGACGTCGACCTGTGGCTGCGGCTGCTCCGGCGCGGCGACCTCTTCGGTCAGCCCGATGAGCTCGCGGCGTTCCGAACCAGCGAATCCGCCTATTCGACAGCGCATTCCAAGGATCAGTATGCCGAGTACGTCGGCTTCAGCCGCCGCGTCGCGACCGGGTGGCAGGTGCCCCTGCGCGAGCGTGCGGCCGGCGCCGTCATACGCCGGGCGACGTGGGAGGCGTGGCCGCTGCGGCAACGGTCGATCACACCGGGCGATCGGTGGCCGTCCGGGCCGCCGTCACACTGA
- a CDS encoding PPOX class F420-dependent oxidoreductase, which yields MPRRIATVDRVDRDALVDFVRTRHRATLVTHKRNGSPQLSLVTCGVGPDDRVLISTYPQRAKVANIRRDPRVSLLIQSDDWDDAYVQLDGDAEVIDLPGAVEPLVDYFRSISGEHPDWDEYREAMRTQGKSLIAVTITGWGPIATGGFPPEHA from the coding sequence ATGCCACGCCGTATCGCGACCGTAGACCGCGTCGACCGCGACGCACTCGTCGACTTCGTGCGCACCCGCCACCGGGCCACGCTCGTGACGCACAAGCGGAACGGGTCGCCGCAGCTGTCGCTGGTCACCTGCGGCGTGGGCCCGGACGACCGGGTGCTGATCTCGACCTACCCGCAGCGGGCCAAGGTGGCCAACATCCGGCGGGACCCGCGCGTCTCGCTGCTGATCCAGTCCGACGACTGGGACGACGCCTACGTGCAACTGGACGGCGACGCCGAGGTGATCGACCTGCCCGGCGCGGTCGAGCCGCTGGTCGACTACTTCCGCAGCATCTCCGGCGAGCACCCCGACTGGGACGAATATCGCGAGGCGATGCGCACGCAGGGCAAGTCGCTGATCGCGGTGACCATCACCGGATGGGGGCCGATCGCCACCGGGGGCTTCCCGCCCGAGCACGCCTGA
- a CDS encoding response regulator transcription factor, with product MLPSDMQRPVRVALRNDYELVVVGLAALLQPHADRVEVIEAMATVDGDASVDITLYDTFSQTQVDGSDVDELLADPACGKAVIYTWNTDPRLIDIAVQKGVHGYLPKSLSGKLLADALVDVARGQVVVMTNNPRVPLASEQDEMEQYGSWPGQAYGLTAREAEVIALITQGLRNQEIADQAAISINSVKTHIRAAYRKMGVSSRSQAVLWGVEHGMLPDAVRLSKPALQRR from the coding sequence ATGCTCCCTTCCGACATGCAGCGACCGGTTCGCGTCGCCCTGCGCAACGACTACGAACTCGTGGTCGTCGGGCTCGCGGCACTCCTGCAGCCGCATGCCGACCGCGTCGAGGTCATCGAGGCGATGGCCACCGTCGACGGCGACGCCTCCGTCGACATCACGCTCTACGACACCTTCTCCCAGACCCAGGTCGACGGCAGCGACGTCGACGAGCTGCTCGCCGACCCGGCGTGCGGCAAGGCCGTCATCTACACCTGGAACACCGACCCCCGGCTGATCGACATCGCGGTGCAGAAGGGCGTGCACGGCTATCTGCCCAAGAGCCTCAGCGGCAAGCTGCTCGCCGACGCGTTGGTCGACGTGGCACGCGGACAGGTCGTGGTGATGACCAACAACCCGCGCGTGCCGCTCGCGAGCGAGCAGGACGAGATGGAGCAGTACGGGTCTTGGCCGGGTCAGGCCTACGGGCTGACCGCGCGCGAGGCCGAGGTGATCGCGTTGATCACCCAGGGGCTGCGCAACCAGGAGATCGCGGACCAGGCTGCGATCTCGATCAATTCGGTCAAGACGCACATCCGCGCCGCCTACCGCAAGATGGGCGTCAGCTCCCGCTCGCAGGCGGTGCTCTGGGGTGTCGAGCACGGGATGCTGCCGGACGCGGTGCGGCTGTCGAAGCCGGCGCTGCAGCGCCGCTGA
- a CDS encoding NAD(P)/FAD-dependent oxidoreductase, giving the protein MRNGGVSHWWHQLGGPGPRRPSLPGDRDVDVCIVGAGYTGLWTAFYLKQLRPSLTVVVLEREFAGYGASGRNGGWLTAALPGSAAVLGRGPGGPSAVTCLAAHLRQQVDEVIAVCRAHGVDADIVKGGELRVATGPAQLQRLRSDWSGRAPDDADQWLDADELAARVRIAGGSGAIWSPHCARLHPAKLVRGLAALVQRQGVSVFETTPATSIAPGSVVTPYGTVRAGTVLRCTEGFTAEVPGQRRAWVPMNSSMIVTAPLPDRAWREIGWDGAEVIGDEAHVYMYAQRTADGRIAIGGRGVPYRFGSRIRGDGATAARTVDELTATLHRLWPTTRDVAVEHAWSGVLGVPRDWSATVSFDPRTRTGFAGGYVGHGVVSSALAGRTLADLATGRDTERTALPWVDRRVRQWEPEPLRWLGIRGLYAAYRLADRIEARNGRTSVVARAADVISRKP; this is encoded by the coding sequence TTGCGCAACGGCGGGGTCTCCCACTGGTGGCATCAGCTGGGCGGTCCCGGGCCTCGCCGGCCCTCGCTGCCCGGCGATCGTGACGTCGACGTCTGCATCGTCGGCGCCGGTTACACCGGTCTCTGGACGGCGTTCTACCTCAAGCAGCTCCGGCCCTCGCTCACCGTCGTGGTCCTGGAGCGCGAGTTCGCCGGGTATGGCGCGTCCGGCCGCAACGGCGGCTGGCTCACCGCGGCCCTGCCCGGGTCGGCCGCGGTGCTCGGCCGCGGCCCCGGCGGGCCGTCGGCGGTCACCTGCCTCGCCGCGCACCTGCGGCAGCAGGTCGACGAGGTGATCGCGGTGTGCCGGGCCCACGGCGTCGATGCCGACATCGTCAAGGGTGGCGAGTTGCGCGTGGCGACGGGCCCTGCCCAGTTGCAGCGGCTGCGCAGTGACTGGTCCGGCCGCGCGCCGGACGACGCGGACCAGTGGCTCGATGCGGACGAGCTCGCCGCCCGGGTGCGCATCGCGGGCGGGTCTGGGGCGATCTGGTCGCCGCACTGCGCGCGGCTGCACCCGGCGAAACTGGTGCGTGGCCTGGCGGCGCTGGTGCAACGGCAGGGGGTTTCGGTCTTCGAGACCACCCCGGCGACGTCGATCGCGCCGGGATCGGTGGTCACGCCATACGGGACGGTGCGGGCGGGGACGGTGCTGCGCTGCACGGAGGGGTTCACCGCCGAGGTGCCGGGGCAGCGGCGTGCGTGGGTGCCGATGAACTCCTCGATGATCGTGACCGCACCGCTGCCGGACCGGGCGTGGCGCGAGATCGGCTGGGACGGCGCCGAGGTGATCGGGGACGAGGCGCACGTCTACATGTATGCCCAGCGCACCGCCGACGGCCGCATCGCGATCGGCGGCCGCGGCGTGCCCTACCGCTTCGGCTCCCGCATCCGCGGCGACGGCGCGACGGCCGCTCGCACCGTGGACGAGCTCACCGCGACGTTGCACCGGCTCTGGCCGACGACCCGGGATGTCGCGGTCGAGCACGCCTGGTCCGGGGTGCTCGGCGTGCCACGCGACTGGTCGGCGACCGTCTCCTTCGACCCGCGCACCCGCACGGGTTTCGCCGGCGGGTATGTCGGTCACGGCGTCGTCTCCTCGGCCCTCGCCGGGCGCACGCTCGCCGACCTCGCCACCGGACGGGACACCGAGCGCACCGCGCTGCCGTGGGTGGACCGGCGGGTGCGGCAGTGGGAGCCGGAACCGTTGCGGTGGCTGGGGATTCGCGGGCTGTATGCGGCATACCGGCTCGCCGACCGCATCGAGGCGCGCAACGGCCGCACCAGCGTCGTCGCGCGCGCTGCCGACGTCATCTCCCGCAAACCGTGA
- a CDS encoding DHA2 family efflux MFS transporter permease subunit codes for MSQTAPTYPEEIDGAVLKIAGVVVLGAIMSILDITVVNVALPTFQNVFADGGTPVAYSTVAWTVTAYTLALATVIPLTGWAADRFGPKRLYMLAILLFTAGSALCAAANSINMLIAFRVLQGLGGGMLMPLGMTILTHAAGPKRMGRLMAILGVPMLLGPILGPILGGYLIEHASWHWIFLINLPIGIIALIYAYFALEDDKPTPSESFDFLGMAMMSPGLALFLFGVSSIPTDGVGSAKVLITGIIGIVLIVAFIFHTFRPEHPLLDLRLFKNRLLSVSTITMFLFVAAFFGGLLLVPTYFQQVRGESTLDAGLLVAPQGIGAMLTMPIAGALVDKFPVGRIVPFGLVLIIAGMFGLTQIGPDTSYWGYIIPVLFIMGLGMGGTMMPIMTSALKTLTHHEVARGSTLINIIQQIGSSVGVAIMSTVLTDRLKSSDLVQTGQAIMEQQQHKPPIPPTAEQMQVVAQAGGQKSFMAQVASDMAGAFSTTFWVAAILCLLTVIPAFFLPRKPLPETPAGEESAPMMMH; via the coding sequence GTGTCTCAGACCGCACCCACTTACCCCGAGGAGATCGACGGGGCGGTCCTCAAGATCGCCGGCGTCGTCGTCCTTGGGGCGATCATGTCGATCCTCGACATCACCGTCGTCAACGTCGCACTGCCGACCTTCCAGAATGTCTTCGCCGATGGCGGGACCCCTGTTGCCTACTCGACCGTCGCGTGGACCGTCACGGCATACACCCTCGCGCTGGCGACGGTCATCCCGCTGACCGGCTGGGCCGCGGACCGCTTCGGCCCGAAGCGCCTCTACATGCTCGCGATCTTGTTGTTCACCGCCGGTTCGGCGCTCTGCGCGGCGGCCAACTCGATCAACATGCTGATCGCCTTCCGGGTCCTGCAGGGCCTCGGCGGCGGCATGCTCATGCCGCTCGGCATGACGATCCTCACCCACGCTGCCGGCCCGAAGCGGATGGGCCGGCTCATGGCGATCCTCGGCGTGCCGATGCTGCTCGGCCCGATCCTCGGACCGATCCTCGGCGGCTACCTCATCGAGCACGCCAGCTGGCACTGGATCTTCCTGATCAACCTGCCGATCGGCATCATCGCCCTGATCTACGCCTACTTCGCGCTCGAGGACGACAAGCCGACGCCGTCGGAGTCGTTCGACTTCCTCGGCATGGCGATGATGTCGCCGGGGCTGGCGCTGTTCCTCTTCGGTGTCTCCTCGATCCCGACCGACGGCGTCGGCTCGGCCAAGGTGCTGATCACCGGGATCATCGGCATCGTCCTGATCGTCGCGTTCATCTTCCACACCTTCCGGCCGGAGCACCCGCTGCTCGACCTGCGGCTGTTCAAGAACCGCCTGCTGTCGGTGTCGACGATCACGATGTTCCTGTTCGTCGCCGCGTTCTTCGGTGGTCTGCTGCTGGTGCCGACCTACTTCCAGCAGGTGCGCGGTGAGTCGACGCTCGACGCCGGTCTGCTGGTCGCACCGCAGGGCATCGGCGCGATGCTGACGATGCCGATCGCGGGCGCGCTGGTCGACAAGTTCCCGGTCGGCCGCATCGTGCCGTTCGGGCTGGTGCTGATCATCGCCGGCATGTTCGGGCTCACCCAGATCGGCCCGGACACCAGCTACTGGGGCTACATCATCCCGGTGCTGTTCATCATGGGTCTCGGCATGGGCGGCACGATGATGCCGATCATGACGTCGGCGCTGAAGACGTTGACCCACCACGAGGTCGCGCGCGGTTCGACGCTGATCAACATCATCCAGCAGATCGGCTCCTCGGTCGGCGTCGCGATCATGTCGACCGTGCTCACCGACCGGCTCAAGTCCTCCGACCTGGTGCAGACCGGGCAGGCGATCATGGAGCAGCAGCAGCACAAGCCGCCGATCCCGCCGACCGCCGAGCAGATGCAGGTCGTGGCACAGGCCGGCGGTCAGAAGTCGTTCATGGCCCAGGTCGCCTCCGACATGGCCGGAGCGTTCAGCACCACCTTCTGGGTGGCCGCGATCCTCTGCCTGCTGACGGTCATCCCGGCGTTCTTCCTGCCGCGCAAGCCGCTGCCGGAGACCCCAGCCGGCGAAGAGTCGGCGCCGATGATGATGCACTGA